The following DNA comes from Synergistaceae bacterium.
ACCGAAAGTCGATGCTCTTGAATAATAGAATTTTTACATGTATGATTTTGCATACCTGTTTCCATGGGAGAGAATCATTCACATGCCTCAAAATATCAATCCATGGAGAGGAGGGAAGCCGTGTGCCTGACGAGGAGAGAATCTGCCGCGTCGATCAAAGCCCTTGCCCCTCCGCTGAAAATATGCGGTTCCTGCATGATACGGCACCTATGTCCGGGTGAGAGGGACCTTTCTCCACACGCATCCCCGTGCAGGTCTCACCTTATACCCAGACCATGACCACAAACGAACGCTCCCCTCCTACGCGGCCAGAAACAGCATGTATTCTTATTGTAGGCGAAATAAGAATTACATATATCAGCGGTTTTTCCATTCTCACTACCCGTCAATATTAAAACAGAATAGGAGTGATCCAGCATGATGAGTTTTCTAAGAAATCTTACCATACGCACCCGTCTTTTCCTTCTGACCGCAGTGCTCTGTGTTTTCACAGCGATAGCCTCGTGGGTGGGCTATACCAGGCTGGTGGATGCGGGAGAGGGGTTGGACATGATGTACGGCAGGGGCGTGCTTCCGATTCAGTGGCTGAACGACTCTAGAACAAACTGCCAGGCGATAATAGCTTCCCAGTTGAACCTGATGCTCACAGTTGACGATAATGAAAACCGCGCCCATGTGGAGGAGATAGAAAGACGAAGAAGGCAAAACGATACGAACCTGGAGAACTACGGGAGCATAGAGCTGGACGACTTCGAAAAGAGCAAACTTGAGGAGGCCAAAAAACACCTCGCCGAGTTCCGGCGCGGCAGCAACGAGGTGATCAAGCTGGCACTCGAGAATAAGAACGCCGAGGCCTATGAACATTACGCGCAATATGTCGTCGAAGCGAACGAAAACTACAGAGAGGTCATACGCGAGCTTTCCGATTACTGCACCGAAGCCGCGAAAGACGCGAACGAGGAAAACGACAGGAATACGGCCACCGCCCTGCGCCTGTTACTGATCACCGCCATAGCTGCGGTGTTGCTCGGCGCACTTTTAGGCCTGTTGATAGAGAGGTCGATAAACAGACCATTAGGCGCAGTCATGGGAGTTCTCCGCAAGATAGCCGCCCTGGACGTTACGTTCGACTCCTCCAAGGCCTGGCTGACGAACTACAAGAAGAACGAGATAGCCGAGATGGTAAAGTGTACTATCGCAATCGAGGAGGCGATAAGCGAGTTTCTCGGGAACATCGCGGGTGCTTCCAATAGGCTTGGAGAGACCTCGGAGGAGTTCTCAGCCCTGGCTGAGGAGTCGAACGCCGGCGTAGAGGAGTCACGGGCAGGAGTCGATGACGTATCCTCCCAGATGGAGAACCTTGCCGCTGCAACTCAGGAGATAACCGCTTCCGTCGAGGAGGTGGCCAGCGGCGCACAGTCCTCGGCGCAGAAGAGCACCGATATGGCATCGGAGGTCGAGCAGGCCAGGAGCGCGGGCGAGGAGGGAGTAAGAGCGGTCGGCAAGGCAGTGACAAGCATAAAGAAAGTTGCATCGGACGCTGAGGAGTCGGCAAAAGAGGTCAAGAGCCTTGGGGACAGGGCGCGCGAGATACAGAACTTCGTGGCCCAGATTGGCGGTATTGCAGACCAGACCAACCTGCTGGCTCTGAACGCCGCCATAGAGGCAGCGCGCGCAGGAGAGGCGGGACGAGGCTTCGCGGTTGTCGCTGAGGAGGTTAGAAAGCTAGCGGAGGAGAGCAACGAGGCGGCCAAGAAGATAGCCGATCTCGCCGGTATAATAACAAAGGATCTGGACAAGGTCGTCTCTTCGGCCGAATCCAACATGAAGGACTCCATAGATTCAAGCAACCTGGCGGAGGAGACGCGGGAGACTATAGACAGGATGATGGAGGCACTATCCAGGATAGCCTCTGCTACGCAGGACATGGCCGCGGTGTCGCAGGAGCAGGCGGCGTCCAGCGAGGAGATAGCGAGCGCGGTTCAGAACATAGCCTCGAGAGTGAACGACTCCGCCTCGTCCGCAGACCTGGTAAGAGGCCAGATGGCCGAAGTAGGCGAGTCGGCGGAGCGTGTAGCCAAGGGGTCGGAGGAATTGTCCGGTTTGGCCGCGGACCTTCAGAAGATGGTCGCTGCGTTTAAATACGATGCCATAGAACCTTCAGGACAAGTCGGACTGGTTCCAGTAAACGGCGAAAAGCCCAAACCCAAGGCGAAGACAACTGTCAAGGCCCCCATATAGACAGCTTCGGTCGAAAGGAGGAGACGTCATGGCAGAGCAACAGTTAGTGATATTCGGCCTCGGCAAGGAGGAGTTCGGAATAGACATCTCAAGCGTCAGGGAGATAGTCAAGATACAGCACATAACCACAATTCCCCAATCTATGGACTTTGTCGAGGGCATTGTGAACCTCAGGGGAGTGATTGTCCCCATAGTCGACCTGAACAAGAAGTTCATGACCACGGCTTATGGAGACTCCGACGACGCGGAGATGCGCATCATAGTGGTGAACATGGCGGGGCAGAACATAGGCATTCTTGTGGATGCGGTATCGGAGATCCTGCGCGTTCCTGACGAAGCTATCGAGCCGACTCCTCCGATTGTCTCAAGCGGGATAAGCTCGGACTTCATCAAGGGAGTGGCCAAAGTCGGAGAGAGGCTGATAATCTTCCTCGACCTCGACCGCATCTTCTCCGCCGAGGAGCAGGAGGCACTGGCGAGCGCGGCACAGTAGGGCCTTTGTCGTCCCGAGGCGGTTTCTTGCCGAGGGATCTCGATTTTGACGTCACTCTCTCGAGATCCCTCCTCCCTTTGGTCGTCGGGATGACAATCGGGTAGGAGGGGCCGTGCCCCTAACCGCGAAGCAGGCAAGCGAAATTACACTTTTCCCCTTCCTCTCATGTTATCATCAGCTCATAGAGTCTTCAGCACGTTCGAGGAGATGATCCAATGCATGGTATTCGAGAGAGGGCGCAAGCCCTGCAGGGGCAGATCGTGGCTTGGAGGCGGGCGCTGCACGCTACGCCTGAGATCGGCTTTGACACGCCCCTGACGGAGAGGTTCATAGTGGACGAGCTGGTGAAGATGGGCGTGGACTCGGTACTCCACGGGGACGGCAGGCACGGTGTGACGGCCCTGGTAAAGGGAGGCAGGCCCGGCGGGGTGGTCGGCATGCGCGCGGACTACGACGCTCTTCGCATAGTCGAGGAGACTGGGCTGCCCTTCGCGGCCACCAACGGCAACATGCACGCCTGCGGTCACGACGCTCACGCGGCTATGCTGCTGGGTACGGCGCGCTTGCTGCTGGAGCTGCGCGAGGAGCTGCCGGGCTCGGTCAAGCTGATCTTCCAGCCTTCGGAGGAGGACGGCAAGGGCGCGGCGGCCATGATCGAGGACGGTGTGCTGGAGAACCCGGCGATGGACGCGATCATCGGGCTGCACACCGGGAACCTGTGGAAGGGGTTCAAGTCCGGGGAGCTCGGCTACCGACACGGCGCTCTCATGGCGGCTGCCGACTGGTTCAGGATCACGTTCGAGGGTAAGGGAGGGCACGGCGCGACTCCGCACCTGACGGTGGACCCCCTGACGATGGCCGCCCAGACCGTGATAATGCTGCAGCAGGTGGCGAGCCGAGAGGTCAGCCCGTTCGAGCCCGTGGTGCTGACGGTCGGGACGATCCATGGGGGTGCGATGCCGAACATCATCGCGGAGAACTGCGTCATCGAGGGGACCTTCCGCTGCATGTCCCACGAGGTTCGGGAGTTCTTGATCAGACGCATCAACGAGATGTGCGAGGACGCGGCACGGGCGATGAGGGGCAGGGCCGAGGTTTACTTCGGCGACGGAACTCCTCCGCTGCTGAACGACAGGGCGATGACGGATGAGCTTCGACGAGCGATGGAAGACATCGTCGGGGCGGAGAAAGTCCACGAGATCGCCGAGCCGACGATGGGGGCCGAGGACATGGCGCTCTTCCACGAGAGGGTGCCGGGGTCGTACTTCTACCTTCCGGCGAGCTTCGACGACGAGGCTCGGAACTTCCCCCACCATCATCCGAAGTTCGACCTGAACGAGGACGTCCTCTGGATTGGTCCGGCTGTGATGGCGCGATTCGCAATGAACAGGAGTTGACAAGATGACTGCATACGACTTCGACACGATCATAGACAGGAGAAACACGGACTGTGCCAAGTGGGACGACATGACGGGCCTCTTCGGGACGAACGACCTTCTTCCGATGTGGGTGGCGGATATGGACTTCAAGGCGCCCCCCGAGGTGATAGAGGCACTGCGCGACAGGGTGGACCACGGGATATTCGGCTACACCCGCCGCCTGGACCACTACAGGGAGTCGATCGCGGCCTGGTTCCTCCGCAGGCACGGGTGGAGTATCGACACGTCCTGGATACGACACGCACCGGGGGTGGTCCCCGCCCTCTCGATGGCTGTGCTGGCCTTCACTCAGCCGGGCGAGGGCATTTTGGTTCAGCCGCCGGTCTACTACCCCTTCTTCTCCACCATCAAGGGGCGCGGCCGCACGGTGGTGGAGAACCCGCTGAAGTTCGACGGCAAGCGCTTCACGATGGACTTCGACGACCTGGAGCGCAAGCTGGACGACTCGTCGGTGAAGCTGGTCTTCCTATGCTCCCCGCACAACCCCACCGGGCGAGTCTGGACCCGGGAGGAGCTGACCAGGTTCGGCGAGCTATGCGCGGCCAGAGGCGTGGTGGTGGTCTCCGACGAGATTCACTGCGACATTCTGTTCGGCGGCGCGAAGCACACGCCCCTGGCGGACGTGTCGGACGAGATGAAGGAGCTGACCATCACGACCGTCGCGCCGAGCAAGACGTTCAACATCGCGGGGCTTGCTACCTCGGCCGTGATCATCCCGTCGCGCAGGCTTCGCGACGACTACCAGTCCATCGTGGATTTCCTTCACATCGACGGGTCCAACGTATTCGGCGCGACCGGGCTGATGGCGGCTTACGACAGAGGCGAGGCGTGGCTGGACGCCCTGCTGGTCTATCTTGAGGATAATTTGGACTATATCGATGAATTCCTGGCGGAACATCTGCCGATGGTCAGGATGGTGCGCCCGGAGGGGACATATGTGCCCCTGCTGGACTGCCGCTCGTTCGGGCTCACGGGGCCGGAGCTGGAGAGGCTGCTGGTGGAGAGGGGCAAGGTGGCCCTGGACGGCGGGCACTGGTTCGGCACGGGCGGCGAGGGCTTCATAAGGATAAACATCGCCGCGCCGCGTTCGCTGCTGAAGGACGGGCTTGAGCGCATCGCAGCGACCCTCGCCCCCCTGGCCAAAGAGGCTTAGGGGCCGCTCTGTTCGTCCGGCTCGCCCTGCAGAGCGAGCAACGACACCCCGGCGAAGGTGAGCACGATGCCAGCCCAGCCGAGGGCGTTCATCCTCTCCCCCAGCAGGAATACACCTAGCAGCGAGGCGGTGAGCGGTTCGGCCGCGGTAAGGGTGACGCTGGTGGATGCCGGGACCATCGTTAGCCCCTTGAGGAACAGGAAGTAAGGCAGCGCGGTCGCGAAGAGCCCGAGATGAAGCGCGACCGCCAGACCTCTCGGATCGGCGAGCCACGCAGGCGGGTTCACCAGGAGCACCGGCAGCATCACGAGACCCGCCCCTCCAAAGATCACACCGTTGACGGCGTCGGGCGGACGGTCCTTCACCAGGTACTTGCTTGAGAGTACAAAAATAGCGTAGGAAGCGCCGGCACCGACGGAATATAGCATCCCCACAGGGTTGACAGTGCTGCCCGCGTCGCCCGAGAGGGTCAAGAGGGTGCATCCGCCTATCGCGAGCAGGCTGGAAAGATACCAGATTTTGGACGGTCGCTCCCGGAGGGTGAAGTACCCCAGGAGCCCTGTGATGACAGGGGCGCTGGCCAGCGCCGTCAGGGTTCCGACGGCGACCCCCGTCCTGGCGGTCCCGGTGAAGAAGAATGGCTGGTAGGCGGCGGTGGACAGTATCGCCAGGGCGGCGGGGATCTTCGGCCACTTGCCGAGTCCTTTGAATGAGCGCTTGACCAGCGCGAAAGTCAGCAGCACCGCCCCGCCTATCACAACGCGCAGAGCCCCGACCTCCAGAGACGTGGC
Coding sequences within:
- a CDS encoding methyl-accepting chemotaxis protein encodes the protein MMSFLRNLTIRTRLFLLTAVLCVFTAIASWVGYTRLVDAGEGLDMMYGRGVLPIQWLNDSRTNCQAIIASQLNLMLTVDDNENRAHVEEIERRRRQNDTNLENYGSIELDDFEKSKLEEAKKHLAEFRRGSNEVIKLALENKNAEAYEHYAQYVVEANENYREVIRELSDYCTEAAKDANEENDRNTATALRLLLITAIAAVLLGALLGLLIERSINRPLGAVMGVLRKIAALDVTFDSSKAWLTNYKKNEIAEMVKCTIAIEEAISEFLGNIAGASNRLGETSEEFSALAEESNAGVEESRAGVDDVSSQMENLAAATQEITASVEEVASGAQSSAQKSTDMASEVEQARSAGEEGVRAVGKAVTSIKKVASDAEESAKEVKSLGDRAREIQNFVAQIGGIADQTNLLALNAAIEAARAGEAGRGFAVVAEEVRKLAEESNEAAKKIADLAGIITKDLDKVVSSAESNMKDSIDSSNLAEETRETIDRMMEALSRIASATQDMAAVSQEQAASSEEIASAVQNIASRVNDSASSADLVRGQMAEVGESAERVAKGSEELSGLAADLQKMVAAFKYDAIEPSGQVGLVPVNGEKPKPKAKTTVKAPI
- a CDS encoding chemotaxis protein CheW: MAEQQLVIFGLGKEEFGIDISSVREIVKIQHITTIPQSMDFVEGIVNLRGVIVPIVDLNKKFMTTAYGDSDDAEMRIIVVNMAGQNIGILVDAVSEILRVPDEAIEPTPPIVSSGISSDFIKGVAKVGERLIIFLDLDRIFSAEEQEALASAAQ
- a CDS encoding amidohydrolase, whose translation is MHGIRERAQALQGQIVAWRRALHATPEIGFDTPLTERFIVDELVKMGVDSVLHGDGRHGVTALVKGGRPGGVVGMRADYDALRIVEETGLPFAATNGNMHACGHDAHAAMLLGTARLLLELREELPGSVKLIFQPSEEDGKGAAAMIEDGVLENPAMDAIIGLHTGNLWKGFKSGELGYRHGALMAAADWFRITFEGKGGHGATPHLTVDPLTMAAQTVIMLQQVASREVSPFEPVVLTVGTIHGGAMPNIIAENCVIEGTFRCMSHEVREFLIRRINEMCEDAARAMRGRAEVYFGDGTPPLLNDRAMTDELRRAMEDIVGAEKVHEIAEPTMGAEDMALFHERVPGSYFYLPASFDDEARNFPHHHPKFDLNEDVLWIGPAVMARFAMNRS
- a CDS encoding pyridoxal phosphate-dependent aminotransferase, whose protein sequence is MTAYDFDTIIDRRNTDCAKWDDMTGLFGTNDLLPMWVADMDFKAPPEVIEALRDRVDHGIFGYTRRLDHYRESIAAWFLRRHGWSIDTSWIRHAPGVVPALSMAVLAFTQPGEGILVQPPVYYPFFSTIKGRGRTVVENPLKFDGKRFTMDFDDLERKLDDSSVKLVFLCSPHNPTGRVWTREELTRFGELCAARGVVVVSDEIHCDILFGGAKHTPLADVSDEMKELTITTVAPSKTFNIAGLATSAVIIPSRRLRDDYQSIVDFLHIDGSNVFGATGLMAAYDRGEAWLDALLVYLEDNLDYIDEFLAEHLPMVRMVRPEGTYVPLLDCRSFGLTGPELERLLVERGKVALDGGHWFGTGGEGFIRINIAAPRSLLKDGLERIAATLAPLAKEA
- a CDS encoding EamA family transporter → MQARGNTIKGALLVLFGAMLWGTTGTSQALAPTGATSLEVGALRVVIGGAVLLTFALVKRSFKGLGKWPKIPAALAILSTAAYQPFFFTGTARTGVAVGTLTALASAPVITGLLGYFTLRERPSKIWYLSSLLAIGGCTLLTLSGDAGSTVNPVGMLYSVGAGASYAIFVLSSKYLVKDRPPDAVNGVIFGGAGLVMLPVLLVNPPAWLADPRGLAVALHLGLFATALPYFLFLKGLTMVPASTSVTLTAAEPLTASLLGVFLLGERMNALGWAGIVLTFAGVSLLALQGEPDEQSGP